DNA from Streptomyces rishiriensis:
GCACCTCGGTTCCTGACGGCTCGTGAGCCCGGCGGCCGACCGTGAAGGAAACGGCCTGCCGGCCGAGGCTGAGGGCGGGGGCGGTGTACACGGCGAACGCCCTGCCGGGAGCGGACGGTGTGCGGGCGCGGAGGTCGCCGATGACGAGTCCGCCGTCCGCACGGTGGTCGACGTTGTGCCGGTCGGCCGAGGTGCCGGCGAGGTCGACCCGCCAGTCGGTGGCCGGCCGTGCGACGGCGGGCCGCTCCCCGGCGGTGGGGGTGGAGGTGGCGGCAGCGGCGGTCGCGGGCGGCAGAGAGCCCGCGATCAGCAGGGCGCACAGGCCCCGGATCAGTTTTCTGGTGGTGGATCGCACGACGGAAACTCCCCGACTGGGCTCAAGAGCGGTGTATTCGACAAGTCAGAGCCCTATCGGCAGCTGTCGTGCGCTGTCATTCCGGAACGTTCCGGATGCCGCCGGTACGACGGTGACGGATAGTTTCCGCGTCATCCCCACAGGACCCTTTCGGAGGAAGCTTCGTGCGTCTGTATCCGCGCGCCGGACTCGTCACAACGGCTGCTCTGCTCCTGCCCCTGGCCGCGGCGGTCCCCGCCGTCGCCGCCCCGCCCTCCACGGTGACCGCCTACTCCGCCTCCTGCCCCACGGCCGGGGTCGTGAGCCAGGGCTACAGCAGCGCCCACGACGGCGTGGACATCGCGAACGCCCAGGGCACACCCATCTACGCCGTCGGCGCCGGAGAGGTCATCGCCTCGGGTCCCGCCAGCGGCTACGGGCAGTGGATCCGCATCCTGCACGACGACGGCACGGTGACCGAGTACGGGCACATGTACCAGCGCGACGTCGCCGTCGGCCAGCAGGTCCAGGCCGGCCAGCGCATCGCCCTGATGGGAAGCGAGGGCGAGGCGACCGGCCCCCACCTGCACCTGCGCGTCAGGATCGGCACGTCCACCACCGTCCGCGGCATCGACCCGGTGCCCTATCTGCGCGAGCGCGGGGTGAACCTGCCCTGCACCCCGGGCGGCGGCGGTGGGGAGACCACCGTCACGGCGTGGACCGAGGCGAACGTGCGTTCCTGTGCCTCGACCACCTGCGGTGTGGTCAGCACCGTCCAGGCGAACGAGAGTTACCCGGCGAACTGCTGGAAGACCGGCCAGCTCGTGACCGCCGAGGGATACACCAACGACAAGTGGGTCGAGCTGCCCCTGCGCGCGGGCGGGGTCGGCTACGTCAGCGCGATCTACCTCCAGGGCGACGAGACCGGCAACGTCAGCCGGCAGTGCGGCTGACCATGCCGCTGCCGGGTCTCCTCGCCCCGTGATCTCTGCCGCGTCCTGCGGCGTTCCGCCCTCACCCGACCGAAGGGAACCATCCATGTCCGTCTCCATCCTGACCCGCGTCGCGGCACTCGGCGTCTCCGTCGCCGCTTTCGCGCTCGTACCGGCGGCCACCGCCTCCGCCGCGGACGTGGTCAACACGTTCCAGAACCAGGCGACGAGCCGTTGCATCGACGACACCGACCAGGGCTTCCGCACCTGGGACTGTAACGGCAGCAACGCCCAGAACTGGATCGTCCACCCCTGGGGCGATGGCACCGTCCAGCTGAAGAACGCCAACACCAACCGTTGCATGTACGACAGCGACCAGGGCTTCACGACTCGGCCGTGTGACTCCAGCACCAACCAGAGCTGGTACGTCCGTCACTGGAACGACGGCACGCTCGAGCTCAAGAACCAGGCGACGACCCGTTGCATCGACGACAGCGGCGTGGGCTTCCGCACCCTCGGCTGCAACGCCGGGGAGTTCCAGAGCTGGTTCTGACACCTCGGCACAACGGCGTCCGACCGCAGGCAGGGAAGCCGACGACAACCGCCGGCTTCCCCGTGGACGCGTCGGCGAGGGAGCGTCGTACGACGGCTCTCGTCGGCGCCCCGGCGTCCGTCATGCCGACCCGCCTTCGGGGCATCCGATGCCTGTCGCATCGCATCGCGGTGCACTTACCGATGGGGGGTGACATGGTCGACAGAGTTCCGACGGTGACGGCGGCGGGGGCACGAGCCCCTGATTTCGTCCCCATGTGGGTGCAGTTGCTGATCGTCGTGGTGGCCTTCGGGGTACTCGCGGTGAGCGTGCGCCGCCGCAACAAACGATGATCGCTGGTCCTGAAGCGCGCCGGCGGCACGGCGTGGGGGAGGGCCCGCCGCTTTCCGAAGCCGTCCGCGCTCGACGACGACCTGCGCGCGGCTGGGGCGTACTCCAACCGCGAGCGCCGGCCGTCGGGCAGTATGACCTCGTGGCTCGCATCTTCGAAACCGATGACGGCGCCGCCGTCCAGGGACGGACCCGTCTGGTGGCGGTCGGCGCCGCGGTGGTGACCATCGGCGCGGGCCTGGGAGTCAGGGCAGGGGTGTCGGGAGACCTGGCCAAGTACGGCGGAGACGCGCTCTACACCGTCCTGCTGTTCACCCTTGCCGTTCTGATGGCACCGCGGGTCACGCCACTGGCGGCCGCCGGGGGCGCGCTGGCCGTCAGTGGCGCGGTCGAGCTCCTGCAGCTCAGCCCCATACCTGCGGAGCTCTCGCAGCGCAGCGTTGTCGCCCGTCTGGTGCTCGGTTCCACCTTCAACGCATTCGACTTCCTCTGGTACGCCGTCGGCGCGGTGGTGGGCTGGCTCGTGCACACCGCCGCCGGTTCCTTCTGCTCACGCCGTGATGCCGAGCGGATCGAGGGCTGACCGCCCCCGGCGCGGGCAGCCGCGGCGCCCGGCAGGTCGCACGCGGCGACCTGCCGGCCGAGCCACGGCCACCCGATCCGGGCGGCGTGGCTCGTGAGTCCGCCCGTACGGCAGTCGGTGCTGCCGCCGCCGCTCACAGGTGTGTTCGGCGGCGGAAGGCGATGACACGCAGAGTCAGCGCGACGGCCAGGAGAATCCAGGCCACGACGGAGTACGCCCACGCAGTCTCCTCGCGCAGGGCGCCGATGGAGCCCCAGATCGCCCAGGCCGCCAGGACGACGCAGAGTGCGGTCCACGCGATGTCGGCGATACGGGTCTGCAACTGAGAACGTTGCCGGGTGCCGGGCTCCAGGTCGCCGAGTCCGGGGTCACCGGGTGCCTCCCGCGATGTCATGCGTCGCCTCCTTGCCGGTTTCCGCTGTGATGCGGGGGAGCTGAATGGCCGTCGCCTTCGAGTGCCGCGCGCATGGCTTGCAGGCGTCGATGCCGGAGGTTGCCGTTGCCGACACTCCATGCGAGGAAGACCACGGTGAGCAGGGCGAATCCGATCGTCTGCCCGGTGCCCGCGGTGACGGCCGTCAGTGCCGTCACGGCGCAGAACATGGCCGCCAGGAACGCCAGGGCCGCGACGCGATGGCGCGTGCGGTGCAGGCGCTGTGCGACCAGAGCGCGCATCGCCTCGCGCTCCTGGGGGTCGACGGGCACCTCACCCCTGCGCAGTCTGCTGTCGAGCGACACCAGACCGGCCGCCCCGCCACCCG
Protein-coding regions in this window:
- a CDS encoding M23 family metallopeptidase, producing the protein MRLYPRAGLVTTAALLLPLAAAVPAVAAPPSTVTAYSASCPTAGVVSQGYSSAHDGVDIANAQGTPIYAVGAGEVIASGPASGYGQWIRILHDDGTVTEYGHMYQRDVAVGQQVQAGQRIALMGSEGEATGPHLHLRVRIGTSTTVRGIDPVPYLRERGVNLPCTPGGGGGETTVTAWTEANVRSCASTTCGVVSTVQANESYPANCWKTGQLVTAEGYTNDKWVELPLRAGGVGYVSAIYLQGDETGNVSRQCG
- a CDS encoding RICIN domain-containing protein; translated protein: MSVSILTRVAALGVSVAAFALVPAATASAADVVNTFQNQATSRCIDDTDQGFRTWDCNGSNAQNWIVHPWGDGTVQLKNANTNRCMYDSDQGFTTRPCDSSTNQSWYVRHWNDGTLELKNQATTRCIDDSGVGFRTLGCNAGEFQSWF
- a CDS encoding ribosomal maturation YjgA family protein, which encodes MARIFETDDGAAVQGRTRLVAVGAAVVTIGAGLGVRAGVSGDLAKYGGDALYTVLLFTLAVLMAPRVTPLAAAGGALAVSGAVELLQLSPIPAELSQRSVVARLVLGSTFNAFDFLWYAVGAVVGWLVHTAAGSFCSRRDAERIEG